In a single window of the Ruminococcus albus 7 = DSM 20455 genome:
- the tnpC gene encoding IS66 family transposase: protein MEKEFGVQLSMFGNNEEKSIPKETVTIPEYKRKKKRTHDDWMSSLKIKEEHHEIEAPVCEICSAEMKDIGTEKAYDELVYTPAKFHIRRHIVHKYKCPECGEKPEERDENCHIVRATYPHAMIPGSYCSPELLAHIIYEKYAKSVPLHRQEKDFNSKKIPLLKATMSNWVIMAAEKWCMPIVEKMHEMLISGQIIHADETTVQVLHEEGRKPTTTSRMWVYCNGKMNDRSIIIFDYRPTRKGEHASNFLKGFIGYLICDGYDAYNAVEGAKRCGCWTHNRRHFVECLPKDKSAYSTSVAAKAVAFCNRIYHEESLLADSSAEYRYEQRLVKVKPLLDEFFAWLENVQVSGKGKLTDAVRYALNERKYLYTFLENGDIPIDNNRAENAIRPFAVGRKNWLFSNTANGAKASAVLYSIISTAQANGLDAEKYLTELFSQPAGTILLPWREEK, encoded by the coding sequence ATGGAGAAGGAATTTGGTGTTCAGCTTTCGATGTTCGGAAATAACGAAGAAAAATCAATACCAAAAGAAACTGTCACCATTCCCGAATACAAGCGCAAGAAAAAGCGCACTCACGATGATTGGATGAGTAGTCTTAAGATCAAAGAGGAACATCATGAGATAGAAGCTCCCGTATGTGAAATATGCAGTGCCGAAATGAAAGATATCGGTACAGAAAAGGCTTACGATGAACTTGTATATACTCCTGCCAAGTTTCATATCCGCAGGCATATCGTACATAAATACAAGTGTCCCGAGTGCGGAGAAAAGCCCGAAGAAAGAGACGAAAACTGTCATATCGTTCGTGCAACCTATCCTCATGCTATGATCCCGGGAAGCTATTGCTCTCCCGAACTTCTGGCACATATCATCTACGAAAAATATGCAAAATCAGTACCTCTGCACCGTCAGGAAAAGGACTTTAATTCAAAGAAGATACCTCTGCTCAAAGCGACCATGTCAAATTGGGTGATTATGGCTGCTGAAAAATGGTGTATGCCTATTGTAGAGAAGATGCACGAGATGCTTATCTCGGGGCAGATCATCCACGCCGACGAGACAACAGTTCAGGTACTGCACGAGGAAGGCAGAAAGCCTACCACGACATCAAGAATGTGGGTCTACTGCAACGGCAAAATGAATGACAGGAGCATCATCATTTTCGATTACCGACCGACAAGAAAAGGTGAGCACGCCTCGAATTTCCTGAAAGGCTTTATCGGATATCTTATCTGCGACGGATACGATGCTTACAATGCAGTCGAAGGTGCAAAAAGATGTGGCTGCTGGACTCATAACAGACGACATTTTGTAGAGTGTCTGCCGAAAGACAAGTCAGCTTACAGTACTTCTGTCGCAGCAAAGGCGGTTGCTTTTTGCAACAGGATATATCACGAAGAAAGTCTGCTTGCCGACAGCTCCGCAGAATACAGATATGAACAGCGCCTTGTGAAGGTAAAGCCTTTGCTTGACGAGTTTTTTGCGTGGCTTGAAAATGTTCAGGTCAGCGGTAAGGGCAAGCTGACAGATGCAGTGAGGTATGCTCTGAACGAGCGGAAATATCTTTACACATTTCTCGAAAATGGTGATATTCCGATCGACAATAACAGAGCCGAGAATGCTATCCGCCCATTTGCAGTCGGGAGAAAAAACTGGCTTTTCAGCAACACAGCAAACGGTGCAAAAGCAAGTGCAGTGCTGTACTCGATCATTTCAACCGCACAGGCAAATGGTCTTGATGCGGAAAAATATCTGACAGAGCTGTTTTCACAGCCGGCAGGAACGATATTATTACCATGGAGGGAAGAAAAATGA